The genomic window TGATCAGCGGTGCGAGGCCCCCCGGCACATATACGCCCACCCGTGAGAGGGGGCGCACCAATTGGCCCAGCGCTCCGCCCGGCCCGTGATCGATCCAGCCGTGGGCAGGCTGCTTTTGGTAAAAATCGGTGACGCGCCGGATAGCCAGCCGAATGGCGGCGTGCAGTTCGGGGTCGATCTCGGCGGCGGCGATGTCCTCGGCGCTGACTTTCAGGGTGGGCCGGAAGCCGTCGACCTTCTGCGTCCAGTCGAGCAGGGCCTCGTCGCCGCGCACTTTGACGTCGGCCAGAATGCGCTCCACGACCTGTTCGGGCGTCAGGCGCTCACCGTAAAGCTGTTCGTTACGCGCCAGGACGCTTTCTGGCACGGGGATTTCGCTGAAGTTGCGGCTGAGTGCGTGCCTTGCGGCGTCGCCCTGAAGAATTTGCATCGGGTACGTCTCCTTGCGGGGTGGGGGAGGGGTGAAGTCAGCTTTGAGCCCATTGAGAAAGGCTGGGCAGCACCGGCTTCTAAGATAGCGGCGGCTGAAGTCGTCACAGCTTGGATGGTCTTTGCTGGCGCTTCTTCACAGAATCTTCACAACCGCTTCTCCTCCTCTTCACGCCCGACCCGTACTGTCGCGCTATGCCGCTTTGTGCCCAGATCTCCCCCCAATACCACCGCCGCCAGCGCTTGACAAAACAATGGTAAGTGAGTCCATACTTACTTATGGCCCGACCACGCACCATCAGCGATCAGCAAATTGTGGACGCGGCCCGTGAAGTCTTTTTGGAACATGGTTTTTCGGCCACGACCGCTGAAATCGCTCGCCGCGCCGGCGTTTCGGAAGGCACGCTTTTTAAGCGCTTTGCCACCAAGGAGGAACTCTTCGCCCAAACTGTCGGCCTGCATCACGTTCACGACTGGCACAAAGAGATGCGGGCGCTGATCGGTAGGGGCGATATGCGCTCCAACTTGGAGCAAGTTTCTTTGCTGATCGTCACGATGGCCCGTCAGGTGTTGCCGCAACTGATGATGATGTGGTCGCGCGGCCAAGTCCCGCCGGTTCATTTCAAGGGAGGCCACGACCCGGTCAGCGCCGACACGGCCGTGATCGCTCAGTATTTGCGGGCGGAAGTCGGGCTGGGGCGGCTGCGCCCAGTGGACTGCGAAGTGGTGGCTGACGCCCTGATGGGAGCGCTGACCAATCGCATCCACCGCGAACTCCTACAGGGCAGTGGGATCGACGCCGAGTACTTTGTCAAGACGATGCTGGATTTCTGGTGGCCGGGCTTGGCACCGCCGGCACCCCAAGATCCTTCATCCAAAAGTGAGTAGACACACGCTAGACCAAACCGTTAGAACAAATTGCTGCGCCCGAACTGCCTTCCCGCCCTCCTTCTTTGTTTTGACTGCTCCGCCGAGGTGAATGCGCTTGAACGCTCTCCCACGAACTTCCCCGCTTGTCCGGAGCCGCACGGCCAACCAGAGCACCGTGACACTGAGTGCCGCGCTGCTGTGCGCGTCGCTGCTCGGTTCGGCTCTGTTCGGCTCTGCGCTGGCCCAAACGGCTCCGTTGGCTGCGCCGCCCGTGACGGCCACCCCCGCCGCCGCGCCCACACCGCCCGCCGCGCTGGTCAATCCGGTGCTGAACTTTGACCAAGTGCAGCAGGCCATCAAGACCTCTCCCGGCTGGCGCAGCGCCGAGGAAAATTACCGCGCCGCACAGTACAACCTCGACGCCGCCCGCGCCCGCACCGGACTCAGCCTCAGTGTGGGAGCCAGCGCGACGGCAGGCAAAACCCCGCTGGACGGCGGCGATTACAAGGCCGCCGCCACCCTGACCGGCCAAGTCGGGGCCGCCGTATTGCCGTGGGGCAGCGCCTTTGATCCGCTTCGCGCCGCTGAGCGTGCGCTGAGCCGCGCCGCCTTTGACTTGCAGGAGAGCCGCCAAACGCTGCTGCTCACTGCCCTGCAAAATTATCTGGCCGCCCAGAGCGCTGCCACGCAGGAAACGCTTACCGCTGCTCAAGCGGCGCTGGCCGCCAAGCAGCTCGACGCCGCCCAAGTTCAGCGCCAGAACAACTTGCTGAGCTTGGAGGGCCTGCTCGACCGACAGGGCAATTTGGAAAACGCCCAAGCCAGCGCCATTGCCGCGCAGGCCAACCGCGAAATCACCCAGCGGCAACTGCTCAGCGACTTGGGGCTGGACGTGGGCCTGAACCTCAAGTTAGTGCTGCCCAGTCGGGCGGCCTTGCCCGACGCGCCCGCACCTGTCGAAGACTTGCTTGCCCAGGCTTTGCAGGGCCGCAGCGAGGTTCAAAAAGCCGCCTCGCAACTCGAAGACGCCCGCGCCACCGTGGTGAGCGCCCAGCGCGACCGGTTGCCGGGGTTGTCGGCCAATCTCAATTACGGCGAACTCGGCGGCACAGGTGGGCGCAGCGTGAGCGGCAGCCTCGACTTCAAGACCGGCGTGACGGGCGCTCAAATCAGCTTTCCGCTCAAGGCCAGTGAAACGCCGATTCCCACTTCGCTTTCGCTGGGCCTGAGTGGCAGCTTTAACGTGCTGGGCAGTGCGGCGAGCGCGGCGATTGCCAGTGCCCAGAGCAGCCAGCGCAGCGCCGAGCTGGCCCTGCAAAGCGCCCGCACCAGCGTCGAGCTCGACGTGCGGCGCAAAGACAACGACGCGCTGAGCACCCGCCGTTTGGTGGAAGTGCAGCAGACCGCGCTGACCCGCGCCCAGACCGCGCTGGCCTCGGCCCGCGCCCGCTTGGAGGCTGGACTTGGTACCGCGCTTGACGTGCAGGTCGCCGATGTGGCGGTGCAAAACGCCCAAGCCAGTTTTGACCAAGCCGTCAGCAACGCCTACCTCGCCAAATTGCAACTCGACAAAGCCGCCGCCCGCTTCAACGCCGCCCTCATTCTCACCGCCGGAGCCAAACCATGACCCCACACACCCCAGTCCGTCACGCTGCCAACCGTCCCCGTCCGTTTGCCCTCAACACCCTGGCGCTTCTGGCCACCCTCAGCCTCGCGGCGCAGGCGACGGCGCAGACGAGCGCCGTTACGCTCGACCTCGCCAGCGCCGTGACCCGCGCCATTGCCAACGGGCCGGACGTGAACACCAGCCGCGCCAACTTGCAAAAAGCGCAGGCCAACAGCAAAGCCGTGCAGGCCGATCCGACCAGCATCATCACCGATCAGCTGGCCGCTCAGCAGACGCTGCAAAGCGCCACGGTGGGCATTGCCAACACCAAACTCAGCGTGATGCAAACGGTGATCTCGCAGTACCTCGGCATTTACGAAGCCGACCAGCGCACCAGCCTCAACGCCGCGCAGGTCAACTTTTACAGCCGCAGCCTGCAAATTGCCCAGGCCCGGCTTGCCGCCAAAGTCGCCACCCAACTCGACGTGACCAAGGCCCAAAACAGCCTCAGCAGCAACCAGCAAGAGCTGGCTGACGCCAAAGCCCAGCGCCCGATTGCCGCCGCTCAGCTCACCAAAACCTTGGGCCTGGGCCAGACCGCCGTGACGGTCAAAGACCCGGCTGCGCCGCCTGCGCTCAGCTCCACTCTGGCCTCGCTGCAAACTGGCCTCGATGACCGCTTGCCGTCGCTGGTGCAGGCGGCCAACGCGGTGCAGACCGCCCAACTTCAGGTCAAGGTTTCCGACAATGACTACACCCCGGCCCGCACCCTGCAAGACGCCCAAACCGCGCTCAGCAATGCCCAGCGCGACCTCGACAGTGGCCGCAAAGTCGCCCTGACCGCCCTGAACGACGCTTACCGCGCCGCCCAAAACGCCCGTGAACAAGTCGGCATCAGCGCGGCCAGCTTGGCGGCCCAGCAAACCAGCCTCAATCAGGCCCAAGCCCGCCTCAAAGCCGGAACAGCCGCCGCCATCGACGTGCAAAATGCCCAGGTTCTGTTGCTCTCGGCTCAGTTCGCGCTGACGCAGGCCCAAGACAACTCTTGGAAAGCGCTGGCCGCGCTCTCGGTGGCGGCGGGTAAAGATGTCACCGGCTTGGTGCAGTAATGCCTACGGCTAGCCGGTTTACCGCTGCCCCGCTCGCGTTGACCTTGCTCAGCGCTACCCTCCTGCTCGGGGCCTGCACCAAGCCCGCCGCCGACACACAAAAAGCGGACGCCAAGCCCAGCACCTCCAGCACCAATAATCTGGACGCCGCGCCGCCCAAGACCAATGCTCTCAAAGTCGGTGCCATCACGCCCAAGCAGGGCAAGCTGAACGTGAGCCGCACCTCCAGCGCCACCATCACCGCTGCCCAAGACAGCCAGGTGGCGGCCCTGACCGGCGGCGCGGTAACGCAGGTGCTGGCGGTGGCGGGCCAGAGCGTCAAAGCGGGCGACGTGGTGGTGCAACTCGATACCTCGGCCCTGCGCCAAACCTTGGAGAGCGCCCAGCTTCAGCTTCAAAGCGCCCAGATCAACCTGGCCCAAACCCAGCGCAACACCAATCAGGGCGATCCGCAGCTTCAATCGGCGCTGGCGGCGGCGCAGGCCAACGCCGACAAAGCCCAGCAAGACGTCACGGCCAACCGCAATTTGCTGAGCCTCGGCGGCATCAGCGCGGCTGATCTCAAAGCCAGTGAGGCCGCGCTGGCCCAAACCCAGTCGGCGCTCTCGCTGGCCAAAAACAACCTGACCCAAAACGGCCAGAGCGGCAGCGGCAGCTTGGCCCTGCTGCAAAATCAGGTCAAGAGCGCTCAGGTGTCGGTGGGGCAAGCGCAGGAAAATCTGGTGAAAGCCAGCGTCCGCGCTCCCTTTTCCGGCACCGTGGCCAGCGTCAGTGCCAAGCTCGGCGAATATGTCAACACCGGCACGGCCGTGTTTAGATTGGTGGACGGCAGCAGCCTGACCGCCGACTTCAACGTGTCGCCCAGCGACGCCGCCGCGTTGGTGGCCGGAAGCAAGCTCAACTTCGACTACGGCGGCAAAACCTACCTCGCCGTGATCAAGGAGGGAGACCGGGTGACAGGCAGTGACCGACTCGTGCCGCTGACCACCCGCTTGTTCGGCGCGAGCGCTAGCAACTTGCCAGTGGGCGGCGTGGGCCAGATGCGCTACCGCGTCTCGCTGGCGTCCGGGGCACTGCTGCCCAGCGGCGCGATTCAAAACGACAGCGGCGACAATGCCGTTTACTTGGTCAAAGGAGACGCAGCCCAGCGCCAGACCGTCAAAATTTTGGCTGAGTCGCAGGGCCAAGTGGCGGTCAGCGGCATACCGAGCGGAGCGCAAGTCATCTATCCGGTGCCGCCGAGCCTCCAAGACGGCGCGAGTATCAAGGTCGGTGAATAAAGTATGGCGGATCAGCCCAAAGGTGACGGCCCTTCAGAGAAGAGCAATTTAATCGGCAACATGCGCTCCAGGATGAAGGCCAGACAGGAGCAGAACGCGGCGACTCCCGTCAATCTGAGCAAGGGGGGTCAAGCCGCGCCGACGGACTCCCGTTCGTCTGGCTCACAGCCGCCTGGCCCGCACTCCTCCGAGCCGCTGCCCAAAATCAATCCGGCCATCAGTTTCAGCGTGTCGCGCTACGTCTTTTCAATTGGTGTGTTCGTGGCCGTGGTGCTGCTGGGCCTGCTCAACACCACCCGTCTCGGCGTGGAACTGCTCCCAAACTTTGAAGTGCCGATCTTGGCGGTGTCTACCAGTTACAGTGGCGCGACCCCTGACCAAGTCGACCGCGAGATTTCGCGCAAAATCGAAGACGCCATTAGCACCATCAGCGGCGTCTCGGACATTCGCTCGACCAGTACCAGCGGCCAGAGCGCCGTAATCATCACCTTTCAAGACGGCACCAATATCGATTCGGCGGCCAACAGCGTTTCTCAGTCGGTGGCGGCCATTCGCGGCACCTTGCCGAGTGACGCCAACGCGCCCATCGTGCAGAAATTTGATCCCAACGCCCAGCCGATTTTGACTTTGGCCCTTCAGGGCGGCACGGCGCGGGCCGCCGACGTGACCACCTACGCCAGTGACGTGTTGGTGCCGCGCCTTCAGCGGGTGGCAGGCGTGGCCGACATCACCGTATCGGGCGGGCCGACTCGCCAAATTCAGGTGCTGATCGACCCGGCCAAGTTGCAAAGCTACAACCTGACTCCGGCCCGGCTGACTCAGGCCATCAGCACCTCGGCCTTAGACCTTCCCGCCGGATCACTGACCCAAAACGGCAATTCCATCGGCTTTTCGACCCGCAACACACCCACCAGCGTGCAGGGCGTGGGGCGCATCATCGTCGATCCGCAAACCGGATTGACCGTCAGCGACGTGGCCACCGTGCGCGACACCTCGGCGGCGGCTACCAGTTACGCCCGCTTCAACGGCCAGCCCGCCGTGCTGCTGGGCGTGCGGAAGGCTTCGGGCACCAACTCGGTCTCGGTGGCCGACAGCGTGCGGGCCAGCATGGAAAGCGTCAAGTTGCCGCAGGGCTACAGCCTGTCCCTCTCCGAAGACTCGACCCGCACCACCCGCGCCACCGTCAACGACACCTTCAAGGAATTTTTGATCGGTATCGCGGCGGTGGGCGTGGTCGTGCTGCTGTTCTTGGGGCGGCTCAATACCGTCTTTGCGGTGGTGCTGGCCATTCCCATCTCGATCAGCGCCGCGCCGCTGCTCTATAACCTGTTCGGCTTTACCTTCAACCTGATTTCACTGCTGGCCATCATCGTGGCCATCGGCATCGTGGTCGACGATTCCATCGTGGTAGCCGAGAACGTGCAGCGTTACCGTGACCTCGGCTATGACCGACTCAAATCGGTACTCTACGGCGGCTCGGAAGTGTTTAGCGCCGTCACCGCTGCCAGCTTTTCTTTGCTGGCCGTGCTGGTGCCGCTGAGCTTTATGCCGGGTATTCTGGGGCAATTTTTCCGGCAATTCGCTATCGGCCTGATCGCCGCGATTGCCCTGAGTTGGCTGGAATCGCTGCTGTTCCTGACCGTCCGGATGGCGTACACCAGTGATCCCGACCCGATTGGCTGGCCGCAGTTTGGCCGCTTGCTGGGAAGGTTTCCCGAAATTATCAAGTGGGGCTTTGCCCGCCGCACGCTGGTGAGCGCTTGGGGCATCCTCGGCTTGGTGGTGTTCGGCATCGGGCTGGCCGTGATCTCGCGTCAGGCCGGAACCGGGCCGATCATCTTCGCGGCGCTGCTGCTCTATCCACTCATCATCGGCGTCGTCCGCTACGTCCTGATGGTGTTGCTGGGCCTCCTCGAAGCTGTCACCACCACGCTGCACGGCATCGTCAACGGCGCAGTTATCCGCCTCGCCCGCGCTTATGCCCGCAGCGTGGCATGGGCCTTGCCGCGCAATTTGCTGGTCATCTTGCTGGCGGTGGCGTTCTTGCTGACCATCGCCATTCCGATTGGCAAGGTGGGCTTTGCCTTCGTGCCCAAGAGTGACGGCGGCATTCTGACGGCCAGCTTGACGCTGCCGGTGGGCACCAGTCTGGATCAAACCAACCGCGCCGCCCGCAAGATGGAAAGCTATTTGCTGGCTCAAAGTGAAGTCAAACTGGTTTCGACCAGCGTGGGCAGCGGCTCGCTTCAAGGCACCGGGGCCAACGGCAGCGCCGTCACCGTCACCCTCATCGACAAAAAGCTGCGCCCCGGCATCGACGATCTGGTGGCCAAGTACCAAGTCGGCATCAAAAAAGCGCTGGTGGGCGTGCCGGTGGGTACCCTCAGCGTGGCCGCTCAGCAAAACGGCCCCGGCGGCTCGTCGGACATCAGCTTGGCGCTCAGCGCTCCCAATCAAAATATTCTGGAAGCCAAAAACCGTGAGCTGATGCGTCAGCTCGGCCAAGACGGCAACCTCAGCAGCGCGACCAGCAGCCTGAGCGCCACCCGTCAGGAGCGTAACTTCGTGCCGAATCAGGCGCAGCTGGTCGGTTCCGGTCTGACCACTTCGGACTTGGCGCAGGCGCTGAGAAGCTACAACGACGGCAGCAAAGCCGGGAGCCTGCGCGACGGCGACAACAGCGTGGACATCGTGGTCAAGCTCGATCCCAGCTTGCTGCAAACCGAGCAGTCGCTGCTCTCGCAGACGGTGTATTCCTCGGCGCTGTCGGCCAACGTGCCTCTCTCCAGCCTCGGCAGCTTCCGGCTCCAGCAAGCGCCCGCGACGCTCAACCGCTTCAACAAGGCTTACACCGCCACCATCGACATCAACCTCAAAAAGGGCGGCCCCAACGCTTTTTCTTATCAGCAAACCATCGTGAGTAACGCCACCAAAGCGGGCATTCTCGGAAACGGCGTGGCGCTGGGCAACGCATCGAGCTTCGGCTCGGCGGGCTTGACCGGCAACTTGGTGGTCTACGGCCCCGCCGTGCTGGTGCTGGCCATCCTCATGACCTACTTGGTGCTGGGTAGCCAGTTCAACTCGTTCCGTTACCCGCTTTACTTGCTCCTGCCGGTGCCGCTGGCTATCGTCGGCGCGGTCTGGACTCTCTTTTTCTTCAAGACCTCGCTGGACGTGATTACCATTCTGGGCATGGTGATTTTGCTGGGCCTCGCCACCAAAAACTCGATTTTGTACCTCGAATTCGTGGTGGAGCGCATGAAGCACTTGCCCATCAAGGAAGCGCTGATCGAAGCCGCTGAACTGCGTTTCCGGCCCATCATCATGACCACCATCACCGTATTGGTCATCTCCATTCCGCTGATCTTCGGCGGCGGCGAGGGCGCGGAATTTCGGCGCGGCTTGGGCATCGTGATCATGGGCGGTGTGATTACCGGCACGCTGCTGACCTTCTATGTGGTGCCGAGCGTGTTTTACCGCTTCGAGCGCAACAGACAACAGCCGCGTGAAGTGCAGGCCGAAGTTCTGCCGAGCGGAATCGCGCCCGCGACGGACTGAGCAAAAATCTTCTTGACAGCCTCCACCTGATGAGGGATGGAGGCTTTTTATTGACTGCCTCTCAATTGCCTGAGCGCACTGGCAAAGGTTCGAAGACTTTCTTGCTGACGCCGCCGAAATCGAGTTCACCAATAACGTTCAAGCTGTTATAAACGCGGTTGCTGCGGGCACGCACATTCAGCGGCAAGGTAAAGACGAGCTTGCTGCCCTCTCGCCGGAACTTTACATTCTCGCTTCCAGTTTGCCAGCCGTCTGCGCCGCCGAGTTTGAGCTTGCCTGCCTGTCCACTTTCACGGTATTCCAGTTCGTAGTTGAAACGGGCCGAGGTTGGAAAATTTCCATTGGGTACAGTGTCGATCACCAGATCGCATAGGTGCGCCCGGCCCGCTATCAGGCCCGTCCGAACGACTCCGCTCTCGGCGTCCCGGCAAGTCGTGAAGTACCACTGGGTAAATTTGGGGGCCGCTACGCCCGAACTGGACGTCTGGGGCATAGACCGAGCCGGGACAGCGCTGGTCGCTCCTCCGCAGCCGCGCACGCCACTCCAGGCCGTGTTAAATCCGGCAGCAGGAAACAAATAAGTCAGGGCCTGACCGCCGCTGGGCCTGTTGATCCGCACCGCTAGGCGCTTGCCACTTTGCAGGCCGCGCACCAGTTGGCCGACGACCGGGCCATAAAAACCCAGACTGCGGGTCTTGAGATTGTCCCTTTCATCCACCACGCTCACCAAATCGCTGTTGCGCAGGGTGATGGCTGGATCATTGCCCAAGCGGATGGTTACAGCAGGCTTTAAACCCTGATCAAGCTGACCTTCGGTGATTAGGTCGTTTTTGCTCCGCAGCACAGCCCATACATCAGGCTCCCCCCGGTTGGAACACTGCACCGTTAAGCGCGTGTCACCGTACTGGTCGTACTGTTCGTCTATGGCTACCACACTGGTATTGACGTCGCTGATCGGGTCAAGCGAGTACGAGTAGACGGTGTTGGTGCCAGCCACGCGGGTTGCGGCTAGAGTACCGGAAGTCAGTAAAAGAGCAAGGAGAGCAAGAGGTTTCATCTTGCTCTTATTTTATGTCTGAGTTGCTTACACCTTTATTCGTGCCGCTATCCTGAAGACCTATTGCCTGAAGATTAAGCTCACTCGCCTCTGGGCCACTCGCTGACCGGCACGAACTCCACGCCCTCAGCCTCGGTGCCGGTGATGCGGTACTTGTCGTCAAAATACACGGCGATTTCGCCCCGGTCAAAATGCTCGCTACTGACAATGCCTTTTCGCAGCACGTAGCCTTTGCCTTCCTCGGCCACGCCGATATGGGCCGCTTTGGTAAAGCGCAGCGTTACGGTATCGCCGTGCCGCAAAGTTCGCAGCCGCACGTTATAGACGCCGCCGCCCAAGTCTTTCACGTTGGGATTGGCGGGTGGTTTCTTGGCAAAAAGATTAAACATGGTTGCTCCTGAGTGACCAGCAGTTTAACCCGTAGAGGCTCTACACTTCGCGCAGCAGCGCCGTCAGCAGACGCACGTGGTCGGGCCAGCGGTCTAGGCGGATATGTTCGTGGGCCGCGTGTGCGCCGTCGCCGGGTGCGCCGAGGCCGTCGAGAGTGGGCACAAACGGCGCGGTGAAATTGCCGTCGCTGCCGCCGCCGACCACTTCCTCAGTCAAATCGAAGCCGAGGCCAGCCGCCAACTGTTTGGCCTGAGCAAAAAGCTTCATCGTGGCGGGGCTGCGTTCGAACGGTGGGCGGTTGAGCCCTCCCGAGACCTTGATCTCCACGCGGCTGTCGCGCGGCGTCAGGGCCTGCATGGCCTGAGTGATCCGCTCGCCTTCTTCCAGCGTGCTGACCCGCAGATCAATTTCAAAGCGGGCTTGGGCCGGAATCACGTTGACTGCTCCGCCGCCCGACACCGCGCCCACGCTGACCGTCGTGCCTTTTTCCGGGTCGGCCAGTGCCTGCACCGCCAAGATCTGGTGCGCCGCTTCGCTGATGGCGCTGGCTCCTTCGCGGGGCTTGTTGCCCGCGTGGGCCGCTACGCCGCGCAGTTCCACCAGAAAGTGTCCAACGCCTTTTCGCCCCGATTTGAGGGCGTGGCTGTCGGCCACCGGCGGCTCTATGACCAACACCACGCGGGCACGCTGAGCGGCCTGCTCGATCACGGCGCGGCTGTGGTGGCTGCCGATTTCCTCGTCGGGCGTCAGCAGCACCTCGATGCCGCCCGCCGGATAATTGCCTTCCAAGCTCCTCAGCGCGTAAAACAAGCCCACGATGCCGCCTTTCATGTCGTAGCTGCCGGGGCCGTAGACCCGCACCCCCTCAACTCGGAACGGCATGTCGCTGAGGCTGCCTTGCGGCCAGACCGTATCGGCGTGGGCCAGCACCAAAACACGCTTTTGCTGTGCCGCGCCGGTGTCTTCTGAAGTCCCGAACAAAAACTGCCGTGTGCCGCCGGGCAGCGCGTGGGTGTGGGCCTGTAGGTCTTTGGCCCACTGCTCCACCGCGTCCTGTACGGTGCAGACGGCCAGCATATTGGAGGTGGGCGATTCGAGCTTGACCAACTGCTCCAAGTCGCGCAGCAAGGAGACGAGCGGCTCGGCTTGAAGGTCGGGGACTGAGGGCTGAGCAGAAGAGGTCATGCCGGTAGCTTATCCGGTTTGCGTTCAATCTGTTCTCAAAATGGTGGGGTTTCATTTCGGGAGCGCCTTTCTCGGCCGCTTTTGGGCTTTCTTGCCGGCTGGGTCAGCAGGTTTTTCTTGGCGGATTGACCGGAATTCTCGTCTATTTTGGAGGGGGGAGAGGACGGCGCAGCCACACAAATACAAATCAGCCAAGCGCCGTGCGCCGAAGACCTTCATCCGACCTGCACCTACAAATGAAGACAGATCCGTGTGCCTTTGACCGACCATTATTAGTTTAGAGATTAAGCAGAAGTCTCAGACTGCGCCGCACTTTCGGTGAGAAGCTCCGACAAACGTGAGAGAGCGCGGCTGTATTTCTTTGCGTACCCTCCGTGCCGGTAATTGGAATCGAAGAGTTGGTTTAAGCCGACGCCCGTAAAGGCGGCGCTGAGGCCGAGATCGTAGAGTTTATCGACAAAATGCACGAAGCGCAGGGCCACGTTTTGATCCGGCATCGGCACCAAGCCGCGCACGCCCACCGCGCTGACGCCCGAGAGCAGCTTGGCGAAGCGCGAGGGATGCACTTCGAGCAGTAGGTGGCTGAGGTCGCGGTGCAGCAGCACAGCCAGCGTGGCCTGATCTTGCCGCTGCGCCCACGTTCCGAACTCGGCGTCGCTCATGACTTGGGCGGGCGCTGCGCCGCGCTGCCGAAAATCGGGGCCGTCTAAACCGAGGTTTTCAAAGCGTGAGGCGATGCCTTTGATCTGGCGCTCGAAGTCGCGGGCATTGAAGCGGCCCTGACCGAGTGCGCCGGGTTCGGTGTTGCTGG from Deinococcus detaillensis includes these protein-coding regions:
- a CDS encoding TetR/AcrR family transcriptional regulator; translation: MARPRTISDQQIVDAAREVFLEHGFSATTAEIARRAGVSEGTLFKRFATKEELFAQTVGLHHVHDWHKEMRALIGRGDMRSNLEQVSLLIVTMARQVLPQLMMMWSRGQVPPVHFKGGHDPVSADTAVIAQYLRAEVGLGRLRPVDCEVVADALMGALTNRIHRELLQGSGIDAEYFVKTMLDFWWPGLAPPAPQDPSSKSE
- a CDS encoding TolC family protein, encoding MTLSAALLCASLLGSALFGSALAQTAPLAAPPVTATPAAAPTPPAALVNPVLNFDQVQQAIKTSPGWRSAEENYRAAQYNLDAARARTGLSLSVGASATAGKTPLDGGDYKAAATLTGQVGAAVLPWGSAFDPLRAAERALSRAAFDLQESRQTLLLTALQNYLAAQSAATQETLTAAQAALAAKQLDAAQVQRQNNLLSLEGLLDRQGNLENAQASAIAAQANREITQRQLLSDLGLDVGLNLKLVLPSRAALPDAPAPVEDLLAQALQGRSEVQKAASQLEDARATVVSAQRDRLPGLSANLNYGELGGTGGRSVSGSLDFKTGVTGAQISFPLKASETPIPTSLSLGLSGSFNVLGSAASAAIASAQSSQRSAELALQSARTSVELDVRRKDNDALSTRRLVEVQQTALTRAQTALASARARLEAGLGTALDVQVADVAVQNAQASFDQAVSNAYLAKLQLDKAAARFNAALILTAGAKP
- a CDS encoding TolC family protein; the protein is MTPHTPVRHAANRPRPFALNTLALLATLSLAAQATAQTSAVTLDLASAVTRAIANGPDVNTSRANLQKAQANSKAVQADPTSIITDQLAAQQTLQSATVGIANTKLSVMQTVISQYLGIYEADQRTSLNAAQVNFYSRSLQIAQARLAAKVATQLDVTKAQNSLSSNQQELADAKAQRPIAAAQLTKTLGLGQTAVTVKDPAAPPALSSTLASLQTGLDDRLPSLVQAANAVQTAQLQVKVSDNDYTPARTLQDAQTALSNAQRDLDSGRKVALTALNDAYRAAQNAREQVGISAASLAAQQTSLNQAQARLKAGTAAAIDVQNAQVLLLSAQFALTQAQDNSWKALAALSVAAGKDVTGLVQ
- a CDS encoding efflux RND transporter periplasmic adaptor subunit, with protein sequence MPTASRFTAAPLALTLLSATLLLGACTKPAADTQKADAKPSTSSTNNLDAAPPKTNALKVGAITPKQGKLNVSRTSSATITAAQDSQVAALTGGAVTQVLAVAGQSVKAGDVVVQLDTSALRQTLESAQLQLQSAQINLAQTQRNTNQGDPQLQSALAAAQANADKAQQDVTANRNLLSLGGISAADLKASEAALAQTQSALSLAKNNLTQNGQSGSGSLALLQNQVKSAQVSVGQAQENLVKASVRAPFSGTVASVSAKLGEYVNTGTAVFRLVDGSSLTADFNVSPSDAAALVAGSKLNFDYGGKTYLAVIKEGDRVTGSDRLVPLTTRLFGASASNLPVGGVGQMRYRVSLASGALLPSGAIQNDSGDNAVYLVKGDAAQRQTVKILAESQGQVAVSGIPSGAQVIYPVPPSLQDGASIKVGE
- a CDS encoding efflux RND transporter permease subunit, whose translation is MADQPKGDGPSEKSNLIGNMRSRMKARQEQNAATPVNLSKGGQAAPTDSRSSGSQPPGPHSSEPLPKINPAISFSVSRYVFSIGVFVAVVLLGLLNTTRLGVELLPNFEVPILAVSTSYSGATPDQVDREISRKIEDAISTISGVSDIRSTSTSGQSAVIITFQDGTNIDSAANSVSQSVAAIRGTLPSDANAPIVQKFDPNAQPILTLALQGGTARAADVTTYASDVLVPRLQRVAGVADITVSGGPTRQIQVLIDPAKLQSYNLTPARLTQAISTSALDLPAGSLTQNGNSIGFSTRNTPTSVQGVGRIIVDPQTGLTVSDVATVRDTSAAATSYARFNGQPAVLLGVRKASGTNSVSVADSVRASMESVKLPQGYSLSLSEDSTRTTRATVNDTFKEFLIGIAAVGVVVLLFLGRLNTVFAVVLAIPISISAAPLLYNLFGFTFNLISLLAIIVAIGIVVDDSIVVAENVQRYRDLGYDRLKSVLYGGSEVFSAVTAASFSLLAVLVPLSFMPGILGQFFRQFAIGLIAAIALSWLESLLFLTVRMAYTSDPDPIGWPQFGRLLGRFPEIIKWGFARRTLVSAWGILGLVVFGIGLAVISRQAGTGPIIFAALLLYPLIIGVVRYVLMVLLGLLEAVTTTLHGIVNGAVIRLARAYARSVAWALPRNLLVILLAVAFLLTIAIPIGKVGFAFVPKSDGGILTASLTLPVGTSLDQTNRAARKMESYLLAQSEVKLVSTSVGSGSLQGTGANGSAVTVTLIDKKLRPGIDDLVAKYQVGIKKALVGVPVGTLSVAAQQNGPGGSSDISLALSAPNQNILEAKNRELMRQLGQDGNLSSATSSLSATRQERNFVPNQAQLVGSGLTTSDLAQALRSYNDGSKAGSLRDGDNSVDIVVKLDPSLLQTEQSLLSQTVYSSALSANVPLSSLGSFRLQQAPATLNRFNKAYTATIDINLKKGGPNAFSYQQTIVSNATKAGILGNGVALGNASSFGSAGLTGNLVVYGPAVLVLAILMTYLVLGSQFNSFRYPLYLLLPVPLAIVGAVWTLFFFKTSLDVITILGMVILLGLATKNSILYLEFVVERMKHLPIKEALIEAAELRFRPIIMTTITVLVISIPLIFGGGEGAEFRRGLGIVIMGGVITGTLLTFYVVPSVFYRFERNRQQPREVQAEVLPSGIAPATD
- a CDS encoding M20 family metallopeptidase, giving the protein MTSSAQPSVPDLQAEPLVSLLRDLEQLVKLESPTSNMLAVCTVQDAVEQWAKDLQAHTHALPGGTRQFLFGTSEDTGAAQQKRVLVLAHADTVWPQGSLSDMPFRVEGVRVYGPGSYDMKGGIVGLFYALRSLEGNYPAGGIEVLLTPDEEIGSHHSRAVIEQAAQRARVVLVIEPPVADSHALKSGRKGVGHFLVELRGVAAHAGNKPREGASAISEAAHQILAVQALADPEKGTTVSVGAVSGGGAVNVIPAQARFEIDLRVSTLEEGERITQAMQALTPRDSRVEIKVSGGLNRPPFERSPATMKLFAQAKQLAAGLGFDLTEEVVGGGSDGNFTAPFVPTLDGLGAPGDGAHAAHEHIRLDRWPDHVRLLTALLREV